In Acropora muricata isolate sample 2 chromosome 11, ASM3666990v1, whole genome shotgun sequence, one DNA window encodes the following:
- the LOC136891001 gene encoding EGF-like repeat and discoidin I-like domain-containing protein 3 produces the protein MQPMLTVLFICVGFGTCVTLIQQQAMIKRSEFQSVSLGIFKAFFNHSLRAFLVLAEISSPGNVECALACLRNETCLSFNFAIVPHPISKLYTCQLLPIDKYWNPDRFALSQQFHHYAIPSPCESLPCKSSHERCRPLYDRNDYECVGCNRALGMESYEILDKQITASSQFDAIHAAHQGRLNFQGVEGGSSWKAGSWSARVNDQHQWLQVELLKEESLVTSVATQGRNSRNNNQWVTKFKLQYSNNDVNFEYYQDEGQTTTKVFTGNFDRDSIVRHYLNPPIRARYIRFQPKAWSGHISMRVELYGC, from the exons ATCAAAAGAAGTGAATTTCAGTCCGTTAGTTTAGGAATCTTCAAAGCATTTTTTAACCATTCATTACGAGCCTTCCTTGTTTTGGCCGAAATCAGCTCACCAGGAAATGTAGAGTGTGCCTTGGCGTGCCTTAGAAATGAAACGTGCTTGTCTTTCAACTTCGCCATTGTGCCGCACCCAATCTCCAAACTATATACTTGCCAACTTCTTCCAATAGACAAATACTGGAACCCGGATCGCTTTGCTTTGAGTCAGCAATTCCATCACTACGCTATTCCG AGCCCATGCGAAAGTTTACCCTGCAAAAGCTCACATGAAAGATGCCGCCCTCTCTACGATAGAAATGACTATGAATGTGTTG GATGCAACAGGGCCTTGGGTATGGAGAGTTATGAAATATTGGATAAACAAATAACAGCCTCTTCACAATTTGATGCGATTCATGCTGCCCATCAAGGAAGACTTAACTTTCAAGGGGTTGAAGGCGGTAGTTCATGGAAGGCAGGGTCATGGTCTGCTCGCGTAAACGATCAACACCAATGGCTACAGGTTGAGCTGCTAAAGGAAGAATCACTCGTTACAAGTGTAGCAACGCAAGGAAGAAACAGCAGAAATAACAACCAGTGGGTAACCAAGTTCAAGCTGCAGTACAGCAACAATGATGTCAACTTTGAATATTATCAAGACGAGGGACAAACCACAACTaag GTATTTACCGGAAACTTTGACAGAGACAGCATCGTTAGGCATTATCTCAATCCCCCGATTAGGGCTCGTTACATCCGTTTTCAACCAAAAGCTTGGAGTGGTCACATAAGTATGAGGGTGGAGCTCTATGGCTGTTAA
- the LOC136891002 gene encoding uncharacterized protein yields MIANSPCKIQRRLQTLKTMPWSEEKKALVEQAVGSSQYTSSDESDFSDDENGQPKLSGYLVKKLPWERTALTKVKKALDDAHIKSLNLRARVNMVARRSHPMPSTKPRSIDGLEWAMRSEEPATATSRTFSPPTPAISSHSTPSSTRNSFHGIRTPTPATPPDSVHPSTTGSSSRSILTAAHATPSDSTRLSTARISSRSILTPADSARPSTTGSSSRSIHPQTTTTPSHSSRLLGTGSSSDSSAKRKKVPKSKKDTVRRPLKRTVTSPEY; encoded by the exons ATGATAGCGAACAGCCCATGT AAAATCCAGAGGAGACTTCAAACCCTAAAGACCATGCCTTGGTCAGAGGAGAAGAAAGCTTTAGTGGAGCAGGCTGTTGGAAGTTCCCAATACACCAGCTCTGATGAGTCAGACTTTTCAGATGATGAAAATGGACAACCTAAACTTTCTGGGTATCTCGTCAAAAAATTGCCATGGGAGAGGACCGCATTGACGAAAGTGAAAAAGGCGCTTGATGATGCACATATTAAAAGCCTAAATTTGCGAGCAAGAGTGAACATGGTGGCAAGGCGATCACATCCAATGCCATCGACAAAGCCGCGGTCTATTGATGGCCTGGAATGGGCAATGAGGTCTGAAGAGCCAGCAACAGCTACAAGCCGCACTTTCAGCCCACCAACACCTGCAATATCATCCCACAGTACTCCGTCTTCAACAAGGAATTCATTTCATGGCATCCGCACTCCAACACCTGCAACTCCACCTGACAGTGTCCACCCCTCCACAACAGGAAGCTCATCTCGCAGTATCCTCACTGCAGCACATGCTACTCCGTCTGACAGCACCCGACTCTCTACAGCACGAATTTCATCTCGCAGCATCCTCACTCCAGCTGACAGTGCGCGACCCTCCACAACAGGAAGTTCATCTCGCAGCATCCACCCTCAAACAACTACAACTCCATCCCACAGCAGCCGACTCTTAGGAACAGGAAGTTCATCTGACTCctcagcaaaaaggaaaaaagtgcCAAAGTCAAAGAAAGACACTGTGCGTAGGCCCTTAAAAAGAACTGTCACTTCTCCAGAGTACTAA